The sequence below is a genomic window from Acomys russatus chromosome 6, mAcoRus1.1, whole genome shotgun sequence.
TTGGAGATTTCTGCAAAGTGTGGCTGCCAGAGGCCACATTAACATATCTTTATGTTCTCTGtatgttttcttcctgttgtcCTCTCCATTTGGCACTCAGTATGTCAGCTTTTGTACTCCATGGGATTCTCGGGGTAGCAGTGGCGTCCTATTCTCCCTGTGGTCCTAGCATAGCTTCTGACATGGAGTTGGTACTTAATAAACGCTACCTATTGGTAGGTAAATAAATATCCCTGActttcccccatcccacccttcCTTGCTGTAGAGTCCTGAAACATGTTGACTTGGCTTGCCCATTCCAACTAAATCACCCGTACATTCCCTCTGAGAGCACTCATTCCGTTGACCTGAAAGGAAAGAGGTTCATCTCAGCATCCTGGAATCCTGCAGTAGCTACTGAGCTGAAAAGAGAGGTGAACACAACCGGGAACACCACTGGGTTAATAAATCCTTTCATTTTATGACTTGCATTCTCTACAGACTCTCTGTAGAAACTTTACAGTTAACCTGAACCTGTTTATGTGGAAACCATGGCTTGGCCTTTGGGGCTTACACAGAGCTAGTTCACATCAAAACAGCCCAACCACGTGTTTGCTGTTAATACTCTTTCTGACATGTCAGTCCCCGTGTCATATCCATTATTGAATACCTCATATGTCATGAAGGccagtctttttttaaatttcttattaatttattcttgttacatctcaatggttatcccatcccttgtatcctcccattttccccttattcccctcctctatgactgttcctgaggggcatttcctccccctgtatatgctcatagggtatcaagtctcttcttggtaacctgctatcatGAAGGCCAGTCTTAAAGATCATTAAAGATCTCAATGGGGATCTGCTGCATAACACACATTTCTTTTGACGCATGAATTCTGAAGGCTAGAAGACTTTCAAGGAAGACAGACCATAAACCTTCATTAGGTCCAAGATATCAAGTGAGTCCCTTTTCTCATCCTTCTGCCCATTAGTGGAGGAGTTTGGGATAAGTTTCTGGAGTAGCTGAGCTGAGGACCTACTCagtcactactttttttttttttttttatttaccgTGGTCTTCAAAAAGACACTTTACATTTTTACCTTTATCCTTGGAAGATAAAGTCAAAGTGTTCATCTGGTGATATTACCCCCTAAATTGATGAGTTCAGGGGATCATTTCAGTTCACATCTATGGTCCCAGGCTACATAGAGTATTTGACATACAATGGGTTTTAACCATTTACTGAGTGAGGTAAGTATTGGAATTCATTCTGAGTTGTATAGACTTTCTTGAAGCAACTTACAAAACAGATGAAGTTCATGTCTTCATTGACTCACTAATGAACACATGTATTTATTCAGGGACTGTTTTGTTTCAGGCAACATGGCAGGATTTCAACTAATCTTTATTTGCCATAGCACATTAAACATACTTAggatgagccaggtggtggtggaacatccctttaatcccagcaccaggcagaggcaggcagatctacatgAGTTAGAGGTTAGCCTAGTCTATAAACTGAGTACAGGACTcccaggcctacacacacacacacacacacacacacacacacacacacacacacacctgtctcaaACAGCCcccaaagaaagacaaacaaacaaacaaaccaaaacctagaatggaagaagaaagatccCCACAACACAGGATGAGCAGTGTCTGAGGAAGTTCCTCAGTGGTACCCAAGTAAGAGAAAGACCACAAAGCAGTTCAACAGTCTGATGGTGACTGTTTTCTGTTTATATCCTCAGGGTCTGAATCTGCAGGAAGAGGTACAGAGTCGATGGTGGTGAATGGAACTCTTGGAGAGTCGGTTACTTTCCATGTCAATATTCAAGAACCACAGAAAGTGAGGAACATTGCCTGGGCTTCTGAATCAAGTATCGCTTTTATAAAACCCGGAGTTGGAGGAGGAGCACCTGAAGTTGTTGTGTCCCACTTCCTTTATAAAGGACGAATAGAGGTCATGGGTCAGCACTATAACCTGGTCATTAGACACCTGAGGATGGAAGATGCAGGAACTTACACAGTAAACATAAACGACGAACATTCTACCGTCACCAAACGCTACCACCTGCATATCTACCGTAAGTGATGGGATGTAAGAGGGCTGGGATTTTATTGTTGCTTTGGAGATTTGTGGTATAAAGCACACCCATATTCATGAAAACAGAACTTCCTAATTCTCTTCATGCTTGGGATGACGTAAGCACATCAGTCCTTACAGAGGTCTAATTTAGTTGTGGCCTCAACAGACTttagctgttttctgttttgccgCAGAATTTGCCCTTtgatctttgttttccttccttataAAATGTCAACAATCATACCAATCAATTTGCAAGTACTATTATGACAAACTAGTAAGAAACCATATGCAAAGTGGTCTATAAAAGGCTTCCTGCTTCAAACTCAGTGCAGAATGCAGAGGACAGTGCAAAGAACCACAAAAGGAGGACTGTGTGCCCttcacctcctccctcctgttACGCTAGATCCAAGCCCCATTCCTAAATATGAGCAATTCCATTACTGAGGATATATAGATAcggatacagatacagatacagatacaacAGACATTGGATCAGTATAAGGTTCTGTTATATTCACAACATGATGACTACAGCATTTCCAAATATCTGCGGTTTAACAGCTTCTGCCGTGATAAGGTCCCCCTTGTCtgcccctctctgtccctcctcccctcacctccACATCCACTCCATTCTGACTCACGGTCGATTGTATGTGAAAATAATCTGTgttcaacagaaggaaaaaatgaaaaaataggtgtgcataaaagtgtgtgtgcatatatacatgtgccaGTTAGTGAGAAGACAAAACAGACCATGAATTTGTAACAGGAGGCTTTATAGAAGGGTTTGGAGGGGAAacggaaatgatgtaattatattgtaaccTCAGCCATGATAAAAGCTCTTGTTGAAGACTTAATGtgagtgacagaaaaataaataagtataggaaaaccatttttttaagaaagcaaccTTCTGCTATGGTTGATTTTAAGACCTATAGGGTTGAAAGGATGTATTATTCATATGTCATTACAAAGCATGGCCACAATAAGTACGACTCGCCACCAGCACATGGGCTATAcgaaaatatcaaaaataattttaatgtgatttatttgtttttgtgaccTCTTTTTTAGTGTGTTTAACGTATATCACACAAATTTCTGGGAAGTTAACAATCGATTGCCACAAGCCTGTATAGGCCCGCTTCAAGTCACTCTCGGCTCATATGCTTTCCCCTCATAGGTCGGCTTGGAAAACCAACAATTACACAAATTTTTACAACACCTGTGAACAACGCTTGTAATGTCATACTGACGTGCTCTGTGGGGAACGAAGAGAAGAACGTGGTATACAGTTGGAGTCCCTCTGGAGAGAAAGGCAACATCCTTCAAATCTTTCATTCCCCTGAGAATCAAAAGATGACTTACACATGTATGGCCCAGAACCCTGTCAGCAACAATTCTGACTCTTTCACTCTCCCGCAATCCTGTGCAGGTAACcagctcctcccatctctctggaCAGTCTCAGAAGTCACCTGAGACTCTGAAGACTCCATGCCTTAGCTTTTGACTACTCATCATGCGAGTGTGCCTCCTTCATGCCAAGACTAGCCGTGGGTGCGTCCTCACCCAGGCAGCCTTCTGGGGGAATGACCAAAGCTTCTGTGAAGCATTGAGCATTCTCAGGGATCTTGAGGAGTCTGATGAAGACTGCAGATTGAAGGGCTTTGGCCCTCTCTGAAGGGCATGCCATCTTGACATTGGCCCAAATGTGGGCAAACCTGTACAGTGTCATAGGCCTGTTTCCTGATAGCCAAGACTCATAACAATTTCTATTTCCAGACACTCGAGGCTCCCATGTTCACCCTGCTGTGTTGCCAAGTGGACTAGCTgtgctctctctttttattctcaTTGCGGTGTTGGCTCTTCTGTTCCATTTGTACAAGAGAAGGCAAGGTAGGATTGCCCTGGAAGATAAAATGTGAGaatgtgtcttctttcttccaagaAGTGACCTCATTTATCTACCCCAGTGGAGTAGGGAGTATCACTTTGGGGACCATACTGACGAGGCAAAGGAACAGGGGTAAAAGTATTTACCAGTCgagaacaaatacaaaaaagatgtaataaagaaaatgtgctacaagAGAAAGAGATGCAGTAGACAGTCTCAGAGGGGAAAATCCGACGAAAGAATTGAGTTCTTTTCTACAATTAAGGGAAATTATTTGGTCTTATCTTATGCAACATACCTGCACATTTCACAATCCTGATGAGTAGAAAATTTAACAATATAAGCTGTGTTTCTTGATACTAGCCATTTGAGCTAAGAAGATGTCACAAGCCACTGGGGTCAGGCCACGTTTTTGTctctatatttttctcttaaaatgtttactttatttacacacacacacatacacacacacacacacacacacatattcacacctACATGCCTGAAATAACCAGAAAAGTACACTAGATCCTCAGGAGTTGGAGTTTCTGCCACCCAATGAAGGTACTGAAGTTCTCTGTGAGATCAGGATGGtttgaacagctgagccatctctcctgctctgtctctgcccctcacttTATAAATCTACAAACTCAATCCCTGACAAGGGAGGaaatattccctctctctctctctctctctctctctctctctctctctcctagagcTGCTTTGGAGCTGATGGGTGATGAGGGACACTGGTTGGGGTTTCTGATCTGCCATAGGGTTGTACAACCATAGAGGTCCTCATGTTGGAGACAGGCACCAACACTGATGGTAACGGTTGATACTCCTGAAACAATCCCTTGCAGAATTTAATGGCTTCTAATAAGAAGGATATGAATTATACAAGAAGGCTAAATAAACAAAGGTCAGAAAGAATGGGAGCTATGTTAGTGTTCTGTCCCAGGACAGATAATAACTGGGAAAATCAGCCCTCAGAGGCTGGCTCACTCTATCTATGTAATGTACGCATGatatagtatgtatatatgtatgtatgtatgtatgtatgtatgtatgtatgtatgatggatgtatgatgtatgtatgtattatgtatgtatgtatgatgtatgtatgtatgatgtatgtatgtatgatgtatgtgtgatgtatgtatgtatgatgtatgtatgtatgatgtatgtatgtatgatgtatgtatgatgtatgtatgtatgtatggtgtatgtatgtatgtatgatgtatgtatgtatgtatgatgtatgtgtgatgtatgtatgtgtgatgtatgtatgtatgatgtatgtatgatgtatgtatgtatgtatgatgtgtgtatgtatgtgtgtatgatgtatgtatgatgtatgtatgatgtatgtatgatgtatgtatgtatgatgtatgtatgcatgtgtgcacctaGCTGTGTGTCCTCCTGGTTATTAAAGACCTGGAGGACTGTGTTTCATAAACTGAAGAAAGGAGTCTGGGATCTCTGGTCTAGTTCTCAAAGTGAGGGCCTTCAAACTTAAAATGGAGGGAAGAGCAGAGCTGCCAGATGGGCTGGCTGGTGAGCAGGGCTTGAGTGAAACAAAGGAAGGGTCATCAAAGATGTCGACTGTGATTGAGTGTTGGCACACGGTCCAAGAATGAGGCACATAAGAAGAATTCTCGGTGCTTGGGAGAAAATTCCAAGAAAACGA
It includes:
- the LOC127191138 gene encoding SLAM family member 5-like, with protein sequence MGFNHLLSEDEQCLRKFLRSESAGRGTESMVVNGTLGESVTFHVNIQEPQKVRNIAWASESSIAFIKPGVGGGAPEVVVSHFLYKGRIEVMGQHYNLVIRHLRMEDAGTYTVNINDEHSTVTKRYHLHIYRRLGKPTITQIFTTPVNNACNVILTCSVGNEEKNVVYSWSPSGEKGNILQIFHSPENQKMTYTCMAQNPVSNNSDSFTLPQSCADTRGSHVHPAVLPSGLAVLSLFILIAVLALLFHLYKRRQGRIALEAGDVSKDTIYSVVSRTAHHTESRINGEIPESDGNSRTEEMVNPIYSTVQLPEKM